One window of Marinomonas primoryensis genomic DNA carries:
- a CDS encoding dihydrolipoamide acetyltransferase family protein: protein MMNESMTITLPVGALEGTAAILSTWLVGEGDKVRKGDPILELETDKVSMEVCAESDGSIERILAASGDNVDEKTILGYLNCAAQPILEKSPSLVFDDSSQNESVANFSKCDAASDGSKCHLIGPAVRKLLRKYDLDVTSINGTGKGGRVTRDDILAFIDTQAGKGQSNSNASMPVEKSHGLKSKLVSHSSMRKKIAKHMVDSLLHTSPHVTSVFEMDMGRIIEHRKMCKMGFEEAGAKLTFTAYFLAASAKAMQKVPVVNSRFHDDCLEIFEDINIGVGTALGDDGLIVPVVKQVQEKNLFDIASALQQQTDKARQGKLAAADMRDGTFTISNHGVSGSLFATPIIINQPQVAILGIGKLEKRAVVEEVNGEDIIVIRPKCYVSLSIDHRALDAYQTNLFLSHFVEAIENWGK, encoded by the coding sequence ATGATGAACGAATCAATGACTATTACGCTTCCGGTTGGAGCATTAGAAGGAACGGCAGCGATACTTTCTACTTGGCTGGTAGGAGAGGGCGATAAGGTTCGTAAAGGCGACCCAATATTGGAGCTGGAAACTGACAAAGTGTCGATGGAAGTGTGTGCTGAAAGTGATGGTTCGATTGAGAGGATCTTGGCTGCATCGGGTGACAATGTTGATGAGAAGACTATTCTTGGTTACTTGAATTGTGCTGCACAACCGATCTTAGAGAAATCTCCCTCACTCGTTTTTGACGACTCTTCGCAAAATGAATCAGTGGCGAATTTTAGCAAATGTGATGCTGCTAGCGATGGTTCAAAATGCCATTTAATCGGACCCGCAGTTAGAAAGTTACTCAGAAAGTATGATCTGGATGTGACCTCAATTAACGGTACGGGGAAAGGCGGACGTGTTACTCGTGACGATATTCTAGCTTTTATTGATACCCAAGCAGGTAAGGGGCAAAGCAATTCAAATGCTTCTATGCCAGTAGAAAAATCGCATGGTCTAAAAAGTAAGCTGGTTTCTCATTCTTCCATGCGTAAGAAAATTGCGAAGCATATGGTGGACAGTTTACTTCATACTTCTCCTCATGTTACTAGCGTCTTCGAAATGGATATGGGGCGCATTATAGAGCATAGGAAAATGTGCAAAATGGGATTTGAAGAAGCGGGTGCAAAGCTGACTTTTACCGCTTATTTCTTGGCCGCCAGTGCTAAGGCCATGCAAAAAGTTCCTGTCGTTAATTCGCGTTTTCATGATGATTGTTTAGAAATATTTGAAGACATCAACATAGGTGTCGGCACAGCGTTAGGCGATGATGGACTGATTGTACCGGTTGTTAAACAGGTTCAAGAGAAGAACTTGTTTGACATCGCATCAGCTCTTCAACAACAAACCGATAAAGCCAGACAAGGTAAACTGGCTGCCGCAGACATGAGAGATGGCACATTTACCATCTCAAATCATGGCGTGAGCGGTAGCCTATTTGCTACACCAATTATTATCAACCAGCCTCAGGTTGCTATTTTGGGTATCGGAAAACTTGAAAAAAGAGCTGTGGTAGAAGAGGTGAATGGTGAAGACATAATAGTCATTCGACCAAAATGTTATGTGTCTCTTAGTATCGATCATCGAGCCTTGGATGCATATCAGACTAACTTATTTTTGAGTCATTTTGTCGAGGCGATAGAAAACTGGGGGAAATAA